A genome region from Streptomyces antimycoticus includes the following:
- a CDS encoding PrsW family glutamic-type intramembrane protease encodes MTQLLVLSSPIRSVRMSTVLLTIAVGVYGAGVGAALLELAYTRGVAEASGESLTEVVKTASYAVDPVIEELMKLAPLLLVAWNIRVRRQWGLTDYVVLGAALGAGFGLLEAVARYALDADRAIQLPAGGWAVPDSLRAPYIPGVEQVFSAWFPAPQGVLELGDPAPAAATSPHLVYTALAALGVGVLLRGRGWARALGVLPLAATSALHMLTNYAAAHPMDPDAADWVDTFEGMLWALPLVCLVVAMAVDLRQLWRGSRPCQVSCCRRSARAGPA; translated from the coding sequence GTGACGCAGCTTCTGGTGCTGTCCTCGCCGATCCGGTCGGTGCGTATGTCCACGGTGCTGCTGACCATCGCGGTCGGCGTCTATGGGGCCGGGGTCGGGGCGGCGCTGCTGGAGTTGGCGTACACGCGCGGGGTCGCCGAGGCCAGCGGGGAGTCGCTGACCGAGGTCGTGAAGACCGCGAGCTATGCGGTCGACCCGGTCATCGAAGAGCTGATGAAGCTCGCGCCACTGCTGCTCGTGGCCTGGAACATCAGGGTCCGGCGGCAGTGGGGGCTCACGGATTACGTCGTCCTCGGTGCGGCGCTCGGGGCCGGGTTCGGCTTGCTGGAGGCCGTGGCACGGTACGCGCTGGACGCGGACCGGGCGATTCAGCTCCCGGCCGGCGGCTGGGCCGTTCCCGACAGTCTCCGTGCGCCGTACATCCCGGGTGTCGAGCAGGTCTTCTCCGCCTGGTTCCCCGCCCCACAGGGGGTTTTGGAACTCGGCGACCCCGCTCCGGCCGCCGCCACCAGCCCCCATCTGGTGTACACGGCTCTGGCGGCGCTCGGCGTCGGTGTCCTGCTGCGCGGTCGGGGCTGGGCGCGTGCGCTCGGCGTTCTGCCGCTCGCCGCCACTTCCGCGCTCCACATGCTCACCAACTACGCGGCAGCGCATCCGATGGACCCGGACGCGGCGGACTGGGTCGACACGTTCGAGGGGATGCTGTGGGCGTTGCCGCTGGTGTGTCTGGTGGTCGCCATGGCCGTCGACCTGCGGCAGTTGTGGCGGGGAAGTCGACCGTGCCAGGTGTCCTGCTGCAGGCGGAGCGCGCGGGCAGGACCGGCCTGA